One part of the Dysidea avara chromosome 10, odDysAvar1.4, whole genome shotgun sequence genome encodes these proteins:
- the LOC136268650 gene encoding receptor expression-enhancing protein 1-like, whose protein sequence is MFTSLLSRLVIVAVGTIYPAYCSYKAIQYARTSKNANDMGHWLMYWIVYALFSVAETFTDTLVFWFPFYHEVKLLFVLWLVLPITKGSRYLYKKFVHPYLEAHEQEIDAYIAKAGEKGLETIKKVGQQGYSFATTTMISSAIKGQAAVTEVLQRSRENSTTNLQPEIQRYQQQQQQQQQQRFSQSDSDHFEIIEVDSTTGYQATTTTVYSHTEEEIAPSSEQVQPRRSRRKLPTPSQ, encoded by the exons ATGTTCACGAGTTTGTTATCAAGATTAGTAAT CGTGGCGGTGGGCACGATTTATCCAGCCTACTGCTCCTACAAGGCCATACAATATGCCAGAACTTCCAAAAATGCCAACGACATG GGTCACTGGTTAATGTACTGGATTGTGTATGCACTATTCTCTGTGGCTGAAACATTTACTGACACCTTGGTGTTCTG GTTTCCGTTCTACCATGAAGTGAAACTTTTATTTGTATTGTGGCTAGTTCTACCTATTACTAAG GGATCTAGGTATTTGTACAAGAAGTTTGTCCACCCGTATCTTGAAGCACATGAGCAG GAAATAGATGCATACATTGCGAAAGCTGGAGAGAAAGGATTGGAGACAATAAAGAAAGTTGGCCAGCAAGGATATAGCTTTGCCACTACGACAATGATATCATCAGCTATaaag GGGCAAGCAGCAGTTACAGAAGTGTTACAGAGATCACGTGAAAACAGCACCACTAACCTTCAACCTGAGATACAACGAtatcaacaacaacagcagcagcagcagcagcaacgttttagccaatcagattcaGATCATTTTGAAATAATTGAAGTGGACAGCACTACTGGCTACCAAGCAACAACCACAACAGTGTACAGTCACACGGAGGAGGAGATAGCACCTAGTAGTGAACAAGTG CAACCAAGAAGAAGCAGGCGAAAGTTGCCCACACCTAGTCAGTAA
- the LOC136268649 gene encoding uncharacterized protein isoform X2 has product MDWTPQSSELHNFLFRGNQPINGTQFAYTSLVTTMRSLAKSAGHDFPDNFTLLDVSYLNVFEEKDYMVEKKFFEANPNKGTLYNKIIVGSLIPPPQNDLTLTKDTVKAYVENGFDKLPEKMKFFRDLLYTKGDRPIVIYGHCEAGTDRTGEVSGAYYMKYLNLTFTEALYINNHIQNRDMYKASRNAMQWYCFYLRFVEQFNHLSCMLPNNGTHLQ; this is encoded by the exons ATGGACTGGACACCTCAGTCCAGTGAATTACACAACTTCTTGTTCAGAGGAAACCAGCCAATTAATGGCACTCAGTTTGCCTACACTTCACTGGTGACAACAATGAGATCACTAGCTAAGTCGGCTGGTCATGACTTCCCAGATAATTTCACATTGTTAGATGTTAG TTACCTGAATGTGTTTGAGGAAAAAGACTACATGGTAGAGAAGAAATTCTTTGAAGCTAATCCCAACAAGGGAACGTTATACAACAAGATAATTG TTGGGAGCCTGATACCACCACCCCAGAATGACCTGACACTTACTAAG GACACAGTTAAGGCATATGTGGAGAATGGATTTGATAAACTACCAGAGAAGATGAAATTCTTTAGAGACTTATTGTACACTAAAGGTGATCGACCCATCGTCATATATGGTCATTGTGAG GCTGGTACTGACAGGACTGGAGAA GTTAGTGGGGCATACTACATGAAGTACCTCAACCTGACGTTCACTGAAGCCCTATATATCAATAACCACATTCAGAATAGAGATAT GTACAAAGCGTCAAGAAATGCGATGCAGTGGTACTGTTTCTACCTGAGATTTGTGGAGCAGTTCAACCACCTCTCCTGTATGCTACCCAACAATGGCACTCACTTGCAGTAA
- the LOC136268649 gene encoding uncharacterized protein isoform X1, with amino-acid sequence MAPDRLLLISSGLLVLQLANVCASKYKPIRTKLMDWTPQSSELHNFLFRGNQPINGTQFAYTSLVTTMRSLAKSAGHDFPDNFTLLDVSYLNVFEEKDYMVEKKFFEANPNKGTLYNKIIVGSLIPPPQNDLTLTKDTVKAYVENGFDKLPEKMKFFRDLLYTKGDRPIVIYGHCEAGTDRTGEVSGAYYMKYLNLTFTEALYINNHIQNRDMYKASRNAMQWYCFYLRFVEQFNHLSCMLPNNGTHLQ; translated from the exons ATGGCTCCAGATCGTCTTCTTCTTATCAGCTCGGGACTACTGGTTCTGCAGCTAGCAAATGTCTGCGCTTCAAAGTATAAACCTATAAGGACTAAGCT GATGGACTGGACACCTCAGTCCAGTGAATTACACAACTTCTTGTTCAGAGGAAACCAGCCAATTAATGGCACTCAGTTTGCCTACACTTCACTGGTGACAACAATGAGATCACTAGCTAAGTCGGCTGGTCATGACTTCCCAGATAATTTCACATTGTTAGATGTTAG TTACCTGAATGTGTTTGAGGAAAAAGACTACATGGTAGAGAAGAAATTCTTTGAAGCTAATCCCAACAAGGGAACGTTATACAACAAGATAATTG TTGGGAGCCTGATACCACCACCCCAGAATGACCTGACACTTACTAAG GACACAGTTAAGGCATATGTGGAGAATGGATTTGATAAACTACCAGAGAAGATGAAATTCTTTAGAGACTTATTGTACACTAAAGGTGATCGACCCATCGTCATATATGGTCATTGTGAG GCTGGTACTGACAGGACTGGAGAA GTTAGTGGGGCATACTACATGAAGTACCTCAACCTGACGTTCACTGAAGCCCTATATATCAATAACCACATTCAGAATAGAGATAT GTACAAAGCGTCAAGAAATGCGATGCAGTGGTACTGTTTCTACCTGAGATTTGTGGAGCAGTTCAACCACCTCTCCTGTATGCTACCCAACAATGGCACTCACTTGCAGTAA